The region CTCTATACTTTTCAAGCCTATGCTGGGCATTCTCATTCAGGGAGGAGCTCAGAACATCCAGTGCTTCCTGCTTCTTACCCTGACGATCAAGCGCAGCAATCACTTCGTATTGAGCGCTGGTTAATAGCCCATACTGGGAACTGATTTTCTCGGCCGCTTTTGTAGCGCTGTCTCCAACACTTGCAAGATCCTTGGCTACTTCTGCCGCGCCCTTTCCGGTGTAAGCAGAAATGGCAGAAGCGGCCTGCGCCAGATCAACAAACTGGGCCTTGCTCAGCTTGCTGCTTCCTGCAAGCGAGATCACCGCATCGTTTGCCGAAGAGATGCTTCCGCTTAAAGCTGCTGCAGATTTAGCGATAGACGCAAGCGACGATACCGTTTGGCCTGAGTTTGCAGTCCCCGAGAAGAGAGCTTGGTTGAACGCGTTTGCCTGCTTCTCTGCGTCGTAAAATGCCAAGCCAAGACCCGTAAGGGCGGCAGCACCCAGCGCGATGGGGTTCAGTACGGCTGACGCCATTCCTCCAAGCATTTTCAAGGCATTGCCGGTACCGCCAGCGCTCACACTGATCTGCTGGAAATTTCGAGTAACTCCGGCCCAATCACCCGATTTGAGTGCGTTCAGTAGCTGCGCAACGTCTCGCTGCGAGCCCTTTGTTGCAGTGCTGAAATTATTCAATGCTGAGGCGTTGTCGCCAATGATCGAAGAGAAACGTTTGTATCCGGCCTCGTCGAGATCGCCCTTCTTGAATGCTGCCGCCAGTTGCTTCTGCTGATTGATTAGATCGAGTTGCTTGGCTCGAACAGGGTCTAGTTTTGCAAGGAGCTTTTCTAGCTCTTCGGAATACGTGCCGGTCGCGGACGCAGTCTTTTTAACTGAGTCAGCCTGTTTGGCATTCGACCCCACATTGGCGTCCGACTCTTCGCGTAGGCGCTTTGCCAGATCCGCAAGGCTCTTTGCTTTGCCAGCGGCGGCATCAAACGAACCGGAAGCCTTAACAGTGCTGGTGGACAGCGAATTCAGGTAGGTGCTGGCGTCGAGAGACGACTTGGCTATCGCCTCTATTCGTGCACGGGCTTCTGCGTACGATTCCCCCGCCTTCTTGCTTGACGCGCCAGCCTTGTTGGAGCTTTCAGACAAGTCATCAACTGAACCGACAGCCTTGGAGGAGCTCTTACCGACGTCATCAATACCAGACGCGGCCTTCTTCATGGAGTTCTGCGTGGGGATACCAGCAGACTCGAGTGCTTCGAGCGCCTTGTGGACGTCTGCGGCCTTCTGCTCAGCGTCGCGGCTGTCGATCTCAAGGACCAGGCGTGAAGTTTGAGTCATGTTGCCTCCGGGCAAAATTGCCGCAGGGCGGCGGTTCAGTCGTCTTCTTCGCTCAGGCAAATCACATCCAGCGCAAACATCACCTCATCCACTTCCCGGCGATCCAGGGGGGATGGGTGAGCGTCGAGCCAGTCGGATATCTCGCGGGCAGACAGCGGGAGCGGGAAGGCTCCCACCATGGTTGTGATAAAGCGGCGGCCCCGGCAGACGCCGAAGAACGTGGCGAGCAGGTGCTTGGTGATGGGGTCGGTCGGCGGCTCTTCGGGAATTTCCATGCGCAGACGCTCATAGATGGCCCGGCGCTTGTCGGCCTGACCGCCCCACTCCCTTTCCCACTCGAACCGGGTTACTGCTTTTCCACGGTTTCAGCCAGTTCCGCGTCGGCCTCGATCGAGGACTTGCTGGACTCGCGCAGTACGAACAGGAAAAAGTCGATGTTTGTCACCATCAGTTCTTCGCATACCGCCGAATCGAACTTAAGAGGGTTGCCCTGATCGTCCTGAACACCGTCCCAGTCCTTTACGACGAACTGGGCCAGCAATGCGCAGTGGCTATCGTGTTCGGTTTTTTCTCCATCGAATACGCCGACATCGCCTTGGTCAAAGCTGGCGTCATTGCGCTGGATGCGCCGGCGCACACGCTCAAGGGCAATCAGGTATTCCGGGTTATCGATGCCGACCAGCTGAATCTTGGTTTCTTCGTCGAACTTGGCCCAGCGCAGATTGGTGACTGGGGCCTTCTTGCTCAGTTTGAGAGCCATGCTAAATCCTCAACGCCGCGCCATAAAAAAGGCCGCCCAGGCAGGCGTTAGAGCCTGGGCAGCCAAAGGGGAATCGTGTTACGCGGTGACCGTGATGGTCGCGGTGCTGGTCTTGGTGCCGTCGGCAACACTGGTGGCGGTGATGACGGAGGTGCCAGCGGCAACGCCAGTGACCAGGCCAGAACTGTTGACGGTGGCAACCGAAGGGGTCGCGCTGGTCCAGGTCACAGCCTGATTTGCGCCAGCCGGTGCGACGGTCGCCGTCAGTTGGCGGGTTGCCGCTACAGCGATCGAGGCCGTGCCCGGCGCGACAGTCACGCCAGTAACAGCGGTCGGCGATGCCAGTCGGGTGATGGTCGGGCTGATCTTGGCGACGGTGTAGTTCAGCGTCACTTCAATCAGGTCGCGCTTGCCGCCACTTGGCAGTTCGCCATCCACTTCCACCGCTGGGAAGTTGAAGGTGTACTTGTTACCGAGGGCGTCGGTGATCGGGAACACCACGGAGATTGGCAGACGGGTGAAAGTCTTCTTCCAGATCTCCCAGGCACGCTTGGACCATGCCAGGGTGATGGTGCCGGTGATGGCGGCTTCGGTAGCGATCTGCGCGCCCGGGCCGAGCTTGGTGTTGCCGATGCAGCGCTGGGCCTGGAGGCTGTTGTCCAGGCTGATGGTCATGGCCGATACGCAGGCCACGCCTTCGAGTGACTCGCCGTCTATCGAGATGGTGCCGACGTTGTTGTTCGACAGGAACGGCGTGGTGGTCGGTGCATTGGGCGACACCACAATCGGCGTGTCGCTGTCGGCGTAATCCAGGCAGGCCATATTGAAGGTGGCGGTCACCTTGCCGTCGGAGGGAATGTCGAGGGCAAAGGTGGATACATGAGCGCCCTTGAACACGCTGTACACGCCGACGTCGCTGTAGCCCTTGGCGATGCTGAAGGTGTTGCGCGTATCGCCCACAGACAGCACGTTGCCGGTCCAGGTGCTGTAAAAAGCGGCCTCAAGCAGCTGATCGAACGAGCCGAACGAGAATTCTGCAGTCAGGTCTCCGCCGATATCGGTGCTGGTGGCCACCGAACCCTGGCTGATACGGGAATCAGTGATCTCGTCACTGACTGCGGTGTTGACGGTTGGGGTCAGCGCGTTGCCGGTCAGGCGCAGCGTGTCCCAGGTGCCGGTGGGGGTAACGCCAGGCGTCACCTCCTTGATGATGTGCGAAACAACTTTTGCGCCGGAACTCATGGGTGAGTCTCCTATCTGCGGGCATAAAAAAACCCGCTCAAGGCGGGTGGATGGTGTTGCCTGGCTCAGCCGGCGCGGAACCGGATGTTCACGTTGATCTGGTAGAAGCCTTCGAACTCACCGGCGACGACCTGGCTGGCCTCCATGCATTCGAGGTCGCCGGACATCCAGTAGGCGAAGTGCGCTTCGAGCGCGTCGGCCAGTTCGTTGATGGCCTTTGTGCCGGTGTTCAGCCGGGCAAAGCATTGGATGCTGACTTGGCCCGGCTTGCGCGTATAAGGCTTGTCGGCCATGCCGGCCATGAAGGCCGTGGCGTACTGCGCGTTGAAGCGGCACCACAGGCCGGTGGCCGGCGGGGTGAATACGGTGGGCTGGTTGGGGTAATCAATCCGCGCTTGGTCAACTCCGGTGAAGGCGACCATCTGCGCCGTGAGCGCCGCCCTGATTTGCTCGTAGGTCATTTGTAGGCCTCGGATACGCCAATAAAGGCCAGGTCGTACACGCCGTCGGGCGCCTGTGTGGAGTGGCCAAGTTCGAGCATCTCACCGTATGGACTGTTGGTCTGGATGTAGATGACCGGGAACTTGCCGGACGCATTGATCTGCGACACGCCGTCAGAGATGGTCGCGGAGCCCGATGGGTCAACACGATCAATGACCGACAGATCTGGCGCGCCGATGGAAACCATGTGGCTGCCCCGGAACGTGCCGCCGATGTAGCCCTTGCCTGCCGCCTTGGCGTCGACGTAGAAGTTTTCCTTGCGCTCTCGCTGGGTCAGCTTCTTGAACTTCTTGCTCCCGGTGTTGCTGGCATTGCGTGCGTCGACATTCGCGTCGTATGCATCCGCCAGGGCCACATTCTTCGTCTTCAGCGCAATGTTGGCTTTCCACAGCGCAGGGTTCCCCACCGGCGAACGGGTTACGACTTCGGTGAGCATGGCAATCGCGATGACGCGGGCCATCTGTGTAATGTCCTCCCCCGCCTGGTCGGCAAAGTCGGTGAGGCTATGGCTCCAACCGGCTTTACCTGTCATCAGACTTTCCTCAGCTGGATCTCGTAGTGGGCGATCGCCGGGTCAGTCTGCACGTTGATCACGTCGAATCCGTTGATCTTGTGGCCGATGTCCGGCGCACCGCCGATTGTTTCGTTAGTCAGCGCGATCAGCAGTTGGTCGGTAGCGCGGATGTTCACGCCGTCCACCCTGTCCATCTTGAATGCGTCGAACACGCCTCGGCCGGTGTAGGCAATGACCACTGGCGGGCCAGCAGCCTCTGTAACAGGGTCCCACGTGCCGGGCAACGTCACGCCCCCGGAGAACGGCTGCACAGCATCAGCCAGGTCAGTGTCGAAGGCCTCGGCCAAATCCTTCTGGATGTCTTCGCGAAGGCCCACGGCTCACCCCCTGTCTACGCGGAAAGAAAACGGACTGGAGCGCCACGGCTGCAACAGGCCCAAGGCGAACTGCACCCCGTCGGGCAGCGATGTGGATTTGCTGCTGTCGATCGAGGCGAACGTCCTGCTGGTAGAAACCGAACCGGCCTTGACGGTCTTGGCCTCAAGAGACCCTTCGGTCTGCTGCTGATACAGCTTGCCCTGCGAAGCGACCACCGCCAGTTCGGCGCCGGCCTGCTTCACCTCTTCAGGGATAGCGTTCATGTCGACGCCAACGAGGTTCAGCGAGGTCAGATAGGCATTCGCCTGCAACACTGCGCGGGCTTTCTTGTCATCTGGCGCCCAGTCGGTGCCAAGGATGGCGTCAACGTCCGCCACAGAGATGTAGGTAGCCATCTGGCCTCCGCTTGAATGAGTGGGGCCGGAGCCCCGGGTGTTACACCTTCGGCAGCTCGTCGACCTGCTTTTGCAGCGACTCTTTCGAGGCGTTGGCGCGGTAGGTAACATTGGCAGCGTCAAGCTTGGCCTTCAGGTCGGCAATTTCCTTCGCCTCGGCGTCTGCCTGACCGGCCTTATCAGTCTGGGCCAGCAGGTCGTCTATCCGCTTTTGCAGCGACTTCACCTTCTCGACCTCGCCGTCACGCTCGTTGCGCAGACTCTGCACGCCAGCATTGACTGCTTCGAACACCTGAAACAGGCGATCAGCGACTGGTCCAAGATCGCCTTCGGGGCGCACCAGCGCCTGATCAGCGAATGACTCGACGATCAGGCCGACAGATTCGAGCTCAGCACGGAAGGCATCGATATTGACGATGGAACTGCCACCATCGATCAGCAGCACCTTCGGAAACTCCTTGACCGTCACTTCAGGCACATCGTCGGCAGCATCTTCGCGGCTTTCGGTAGCGTTCGCGTCGATGATGCGCAAGCCTGCTTCTTTAGCCAGCGCCTTGATGTCCTCGGAGTACCGATGAAACGGACCAGGCAAATACCAGATGTTCTTGTTACTCATGATCGTGTCCTCGCCAAGCCGGGCGCTGGGCCCGACTCAGTTGTCAGGGTTACTTGGAGGCATCACCGATCAGAGCCACACCGGCGGTGTGCTTGATGCTGGTGGCGGTCTTATCCCAGTTCGAGCCGGTCGCCAGTTCGGCGTCGGTTGGTGACTTGCCGCCGGTGGTGGTGTCCCAGGTGTAGCCCTTAAGGCCCAGGCCGAAGGTGTAGTCGGTTTGGAGCGTGGTTTCGATACGCTCCTTGCCGTTGGTGGTCTGGACGTTGCTGATGATGTCGCGGCCGTCGTGGACCAGCGCAGCGCCTTGCACCAGGGACAGGATGATTTCCTTGTTCGGGGTGCCGGCCTGCATCAGCGCTGGGGCATCCGTCACAACGGAGATCTTGCCGAGGATATCCACCACGCGGACGTTGCCCGCCTGGAACAGCTGCTGCTGGTTCGCCAGGTTCTGGCCGACCAACTTGTGGTAGCTGGTGCCCTGCATCACCTGGGTTACAAGGTTCTGGCTTGCGTCGCCGAACTTCGCGTGGGCATTGTTCAGGCCGGCGTAGGTGATGCCAGCGGTAGCCGACACATCGTTGACGGCAGCAGCCTGGGCAGTGATAGCGGCGACCAAGGCGGCGATCGCGGTGTTCAGCTGGTCCTTCAGCAGGATTTCAGCGAACGCGCGGCTGGCGACTTCGATGCCTTGGGCGGTTGGTCGCTCCAGCCAGGTCATCTGCGACGGCTCGTAGCGGATCGGGCCAAAGCCGCCGGCGACCTTCACCGAAGTGTTCTTCAGCTCGGTCAGGTCGGTTGCAGCCACGGCGGCGTTTGCGCTGTAGCGATCTACGCGGCGCTGGGCAGCGGCCAGTGTCTGGAAGAACGACTCTTGAAGGAAGTCACCAGTGAAGCCGTCCGGAGACAGCACGATCGCGCCGCGGCTGGCGGCGTTGAAAGCGGCGAGATACTGATCCAGCGTCTCGAGAGTCGCCGGCATGATGTATTCGTTGAAAACCTGCATTTGCGACAGGGACATGAGTTATTTCCTTACGATTGTGGGAGATCTGGGAACCGGCTTGCGATTGCAGCCGTCCGTTCCTCTTTGGTGCCGCCGATTTTTCCTTTTGCGGCCCCGCCGCCCTTACCAGCACCGCCGGCCCCGCCGCCCGATGCCTTACTGCCAGCGATCAGCGGGCCGAAGGCCGGATCGTTGGTGAATTCTGCTTTCAACTCGTCCAGCGTTGCTGCCGAGAGCTTGCCGGAGGCATCCAGCACGACGACAGTTGGCTTGCCGTCTCGCTGCTCAACGCTCAGCCGGCGTTCGATATGAGGGAGCAATGCCTTGGCGCTGCCAGGGATCGCCAGAGTAGTGGCGATATCGGTAGCGGTACGGCCTACGGTCAGATCCCGGATCTGGCCCTGCAGGGCGCTATTCGTGCTTTCCAACTGACCCGACAGCTCAGCCTCACGGCGGGCGTACTTCTCGGACCAGGACTTCTCCAGTTCCTCGACGTTGCCGGACTTGCGGGCCAGCTC is a window of Pseudomonas antarctica DNA encoding:
- a CDS encoding phage tail tube protein, whose translation is MSSGAKVVSHIIKEVTPGVTPTGTWDTLRLTGNALTPTVNTAVSDEITDSRISQGSVATSTDIGGDLTAEFSFGSFDQLLEAAFYSTWTGNVLSVGDTRNTFSIAKGYSDVGVYSVFKGAHVSTFALDIPSDGKVTATFNMACLDYADSDTPIVVSPNAPTTTPFLSNNNVGTISIDGESLEGVACVSAMTISLDNSLQAQRCIGNTKLGPGAQIATEAAITGTITLAWSKRAWEIWKKTFTRLPISVVFPITDALGNKYTFNFPAVEVDGELPSGGKRDLIEVTLNYTVAKISPTITRLASPTAVTGVTVAPGTASIAVAATRQLTATVAPAGANQAVTWTSATPSVATVNSSGLVTGVAAGTSVITATSVADGTKTSTATITVTA
- a CDS encoding phage tail terminator-like protein, with protein sequence MTYEQIRAALTAQMVAFTGVDQARIDYPNQPTVFTPPATGLWCRFNAQYATAFMAGMADKPYTRKPGQVSIQCFARLNTGTKAINELADALEAHFAYWMSGDLECMEASQVVAGEFEGFYQINVNIRFRAG
- a CDS encoding DnaT-like ssDNA-binding protein encodes the protein MATYISVADVDAILGTDWAPDDKKARAVLQANAYLTSLNLVGVDMNAIPEEVKQAGAELAVVASQGKLYQQQTEGSLEAKTVKAGSVSTSRTFASIDSSKSTSLPDGVQFALGLLQPWRSSPFSFRVDRG
- a CDS encoding major capsid protein; the protein is MSLSQMQVFNEYIMPATLETLDQYLAAFNAASRGAIVLSPDGFTGDFLQESFFQTLAAAQRRVDRYSANAAVAATDLTELKNTSVKVAGGFGPIRYEPSQMTWLERPTAQGIEVASRAFAEILLKDQLNTAIAALVAAITAQAAAVNDVSATAGITYAGLNNAHAKFGDASQNLVTQVMQGTSYHKLVGQNLANQQQLFQAGNVRVVDILGKISVVTDAPALMQAGTPNKEIILSLVQGAALVHDGRDIISNVQTTNGKERIETTLQTDYTFGLGLKGYTWDTTTGGKSPTDAELATGSNWDKTATSIKHTAGVALIGDASK